ACTACGGCATAAAGGAGGGTTTTGACCTATGGGGTTTATTTTTAACGATATTACATCGGCAAGCATGGGCATCAAAGCCCGTCTGACTTCCTGGCAGGTGTGTGGTAAACTTCGAAACTTTACCACCACCGTGCCTGGTAAATACGGTGTGGCGGATTTCGGAGCAGACTTCGATTACCGTGAAATAAAGGTGCAGTGCAATGTCTATCCGAAACACAGCTTTACGGCGTTGGTATCTGCCTTGGATGATGTGGCTGCATGGCTTGACCCTGTGCAGGGATTGCGTCAGCTTGTGCTTGATGATGTGCCGGATAGATATTTTATGGTGCGTCTGAATGATGCGGTGGACTGCGAAAGGCTCATCCGCTCGGCGGGCAGTTTTGAATTGAAGTTTTTCTGCCCTGACCCGTTCGGATATGCCATTACAGATGAAACTTTCTCCATTGTGGAAGAAGGAGTTCACACTATTACAAGAACTATTGGAAACATTGAGTCACTGCCTGTGTATCGCATTGAGGGTGTGCTTACTGCAGGGGCAAGCAATTATATCAGCATTACCACAAACGGCTCGGAACTGAAAATCGTAAACGCTACGCTTTCCGAGGGAGAAACCCTTGTTGTGGATACTGATAAAATGACCGCCTATGTGGTGGATGAAAACGGAGAAACGCTCCGTAACGGTCTGCCATATTTGCAGGAGTTGAACTTTCCGACACTGGCTGTCGGAGATAACACGGTCACCGTGGAAGTAAGCAATGCCACGCTGACAGAATTACAGATTGGTGCCAAGAGCAGATGGAGGTGATGGTATGTCTTTGAAAACAATTCTGAATAAACAGACGGATTTCACGGGTGAATTTCCCGCAGAGTATGCTGCCTCTGGTCTGTGGCGTTTCAACGAGTCTGCACCGGATGAGGATACGGCGCTTGCCGACTCTTCCGGTTATGGACGCAACTTTACTGTTGTAAATTGGAGTGGCACAACCGCCAATCTTAGTAAAAGTCCGAAAGGGCGTCAGATTCGCTTTAATATCAATAATCCGACTACGGAGAAAACCCACCTGCAGGTGACTAATGACGGCACAATTTTTGCAAACCTTGGTGAGCGTATCATCGTGGGCGGTTGGATGTGTCCTACCACTTATTCCGTAGGCAATACATTCTGTCCGATATTCAATACCCGTTACGGTCCGGGACAGCCGATTTTCTATCTGTCTCTGTATTCCGGCAAGCCGAGAATTATGCTTTATAATTCCTCCGGCAGTCTTATTTTGGATAAGACCGTAACGCCATCTTTCTCTTTGCAGAATGGCAAGTGGTATTTCATTGCCGGAGTTATTGAGCCGTACAACAAGAAGTTCACTTATGTTGTTGGTGACCGTTCTTCCGGTACGGTATGGAAATCCGAAGTTTTGACAATCGGTGGAGAATTGAACCGTTCCTGCACGGCTGACCTTGTTATCGGTATGCACGCCGACACCTATTATTACGCAGGTGGCTTTGATGAATG
Above is a genomic segment from Clostridium bornimense containing:
- a CDS encoding distal tail protein Dit, which codes for MGFIFNDITSASMGIKARLTSWQVCGKLRNFTTTVPGKYGVADFGADFDYREIKVQCNVYPKHSFTALVSALDDVAAWLDPVQGLRQLVLDDVPDRYFMVRLNDAVDCERLIRSAGSFELKFFCPDPFGYAITDETFSIVEEGVHTITRTIGNIESLPVYRIEGVLTAGASNYISITTNGSELKIVNATLSEGETLVVDTDKMTAYVVDENGETLRNGLPYLQELNFPTLAVGDNTVTVEVSNATLTELQIGAKSRWR